The following proteins are co-located in the Triticum aestivum cultivar Chinese Spring chromosome 1A, IWGSC CS RefSeq v2.1, whole genome shotgun sequence genome:
- the LOC123049061 gene encoding xanthine dehydrogenase isoform X1 produces MGSLTKAAEEGASAAVDWSDEAVIYVNGVRRVLPDGLAHLTLLQYLRDIGLRGTKLGCGEGGCGACTVMVSCYDQTTKKSQHYAINACLAPLYSLEGMHIITVEGIGDRQRGLHPVQERLAEAHGSQCGFCTPGFVMSMYALLRSSKHPPTEEQIEDSLAGNLCRCTGYRPIIDAFRVFAKTDDSLYTASPLENANGQAICPSTGKPCSCRNETDVNANESSTLSSVKVYLPCSYNEIDGNSYSEKELIFPPELQLRKFMPLKLNGFNGIRWYRPLKLEQLLYLRSCYPDAKLIIGNSEVGVETKFKNAQYKVMISVTHVPELHTLKVEEHGLHIGSAVRLAQLQKFLKNVIAERGSHETSSCYAILRQLKWFAGTQIRNVASVGGNICTASPISDLNPLWMATGANFQIIDVNNNVRTTAAKDFFLGYRKVDLKADEILLSVILPWTRPYEYVKEFKQAHRREDDIALVNAGMRMHITEAEGNWIVSDVSIVYGGVAAVPLTAAKTEKFLVGKKLDDGLLDETFNLLKEDIPLAENAPGGMVEFRSSLTLSFFFKFFLYVTHEMNNKGLWKVGLDAANMSAIQSYTRPVSIGTQGYESVGQGTAVGQPMVHMSAILQVTGEAEYVDDTPTPPNILHAALVLSKKAHARILSIDDSVAKCSPGFAGLFLSKDVPGSNHIGPIIHDEEVFASDVVTCVGQIIGIVVADTHDNAKAAANKVNIEYSELPAILSISEAVKAGSFHPNTTRCLSNGDVEQCFASNTCDKIIEGEIRVGGQEHFYMEPQCTFVWPVDSGNEIHMISSTQAPQKHQKYVANALGLPLSKVVCKTKRIGGGFGGKETRSAIFAAAASVASYCLRRPVKIVLDRDVDMITTGQRHSFLGKYKLGFTNDGKIQALDLEIYNNGGNSLDLSLAVLERAVFHSENVYAIPNIRVSGKVCFTNFPSNTAFRGFGGPQGMLIAENWIHHMATELKRSPEEIKELNFQSEGTELYYGQLLQNCTMHSVWDELKASCNILEARKAVNVFNSENRWRKRGIAMVPTKFGISFTAKFMNQAGALVQVYTDGTVLVTHGGVEMGQGLHTKIAQVAASSLDIPISCVFISETSTDKVPNASPTAASASSDLYGAAVLDACQQIKARMEPIASRGNHKSFAELAQACYMERVDLSAHGFYITPDIGFDWIAGKGSPFNYFTYGAAFAEVEIDTLTGDFHTRTADIVMDLGYSINPAIDIGQIEGAFIQGLGWAAMEELKWGDDNHKWIRPGHLFTCGPGSYKIPSVNDIPLSFKVSLLKGVPNPRAIHSSKAVGEPPFFLASAVLFAIKDATAAARAEEGHLDWFPLDNPATPERIRMACVDSITKKFASVYYRPKLSV; encoded by the exons GAACGTTTAGCCGAGGCACATGGTTCACAATGTGGATTTTGCACCCCTGGTTTCGTGATGTCCATGTATGCACTGCTGAGATCAAGTAAACATCCTCCTACCGAAGAGCAGATTGAAGATAGCCTTGCAGGAAACTTGTGTCGCTGTACTGGCTACAGACCAATAATAGATGCCTTCCGCGTCTTTGCGAAAACGGATGATTCCTTGTACACAGCTTCACCTTTAGAAAACGCTAATGGCCAAGCTATCTGCCCTTCAACTGGAAAGCCATGTTCATGCAGAAATGAGACAGATGTCAATGCTAATgaatcttcaacattgtcttccgTGAAAGTCTACTTACCTTGTTCATACAACGAAATCGATGGAAATTCATACAGCGAGAAGGAGCTCATTTTCCCCCCAGAACTGCAGTTGAGAAAATTTATGCCACTTAAATTGAATGGGTTTAATGGGATCAGATGGTATAGACCTCTTAAATTAGAGCAGCTACTGTATTTGAGATCTTGCTACCCAGATGCGAAACTTATCATTGGTAACTCCGAAGTGGGAGTTGAAACAAAGTTTAAGAATGCTCAATATAAGGTCATGATCTCAGTTACCCATGTTCCAGAACTTCATACCCTCAAAGTGGAAGAACATGGCTTACACATTGGTTCTGCAGTTAGACTCGCACAGCTCCAGAAGTTCCTCAAAAATGTTATTGCGGAGCGTGGTTCTCATGAAACTTCGTCTTGCTATGCAATACTACGGCAGTTAAAATGGTTTGCAGGAACACAAATCAGGAATGTTGCTTCTGTTGGTGGTAATATTTGTACTGCTAGTCCAATATCAGATCTAAACCCACTTTGGATGGCCACTGGTGCAAATTTCCAGATAATTGATGTCAACAATAATGTTAGGACTACTGCTGCAAAAGATTTCTTTCTTGGCTATCGCAAAGTTGATTTAAAGGCTGATGAAATATTGCTCTCTGTTATACTACCATGGACAAGACCATATGAATATGTAAAAGAATTTAAACAGGCACATAGAAGGGAGGATGACATTGCTTTGGTGAATGCTGGAATGCGTATGCATATAACAGAAGCTGAAGGAAACTGGATAGTATCTGATGTCTCTATTGTCTACGGAGGGGTAGCTGCGGTTCCACTTACTGCTGCAAAAACTGAAAAATTCCTTGTTGGAAAGAAGTTAGATGATGGATTGCTGGATGAGACCTTTAATTTATTAAAAGAGGACATCCCACTAGCAGAGAATGCACCAGGTGGAATGGTTGAATTTCGCAGTTCACTCACTTTGAGTTTCTTTTTCAAATTTTTCCTTTATGTTACGCATGAGATGAACAATAAAGGGTTATGGAAGGTTGGGCTGGATGCAGCTAATATGTCAGCTATACAGTCTTACACTAGACCTGTTTCTATTGGAACTCAAGGTTATGAATCAGTGGGGCAAGGAACTGCTGTGGGACAGCCAATGGTTCATATGTCAGCTATTCTTCAG GTCACTGGTGAGGCAGAATATGTTGATGACACACCAACACCCCCGAATATCTTACATGCTGCTCTGGTGCTGAGTAAGAAGGCTCATGCTCGCATTTTGTCTATCGACGATTCAGTTGCCAAATGTTCCCCTGGGTTTGCTGGTCTCTTTCTTTCAAAAGATGTGCCTGGTTCTAACCATATTGGGCCAattatccatgacgaggaggtttTTGCGTCTGATGTTGTTACTTGTGTTGGCCAG ATTATTGGAATTGTTGTGGCAGATACCCATGATAACGCAAAAGCTGCTGCAAATAAAGTAAATATTGAGTATTCTGAGCTGCCAGCAATCCTCTCAATATCGGAAGCTGTCAAAGCTGGTAGCTTTCATCCCAATACCACAAGATGCCTTTCAAATGGGGATGTTGAACAATGTTTTGCATCCAATACATGCGATAAAATTATAGAAGGAGAAATTCGAGTCGGGGGTCAAGAGCACTTCTACATGGAACCTCAATGCACTTTTGTCTGGCCAGTTGATTCTGGAAATGAAATTCATATGATCTCATCTACGCAA GCTCCCCAGAAGCATCAGAAGTATGTCGCTAATGCTCTTGGTCTTCCACTATCAAAAGTTGTTTGCAAGACTAAGCGTATTGGTGGCGGATTTGGTGGAAAAGAAACTAGATCAGCAATATTTGCTGCCGCGGCATCTGTAGCTTCCTATTGTCTAAGAAGGCCAGTAAAGATTGTTTTGGACAGGGACGTTGACATGATAACGACTGGACAGAGGCACAGTTTCCTAGGGAAATATAAG CTTGGATTTACCAATGACGGGAAGATACAGGCCTTAGATCTCGAAATTTACAACAACGGTGGTAACTCACTAGATCTGTCCCTTGCAGTCTTGGAGCGTGCTGTTTTCCATTCGGAAAATGTGTACGCTATACCAAATATCAGAGTCAGTGGGAAAGTATGCTTTACAAATTTCCCAAGCAATACTGCTTTTAGAGGTTTTGGTGGTCCACAAGGCATGTTGATTGCAGAGAATTGGATTCATCACATGGCTACAGAACTCAAGCGGAGTCCAGAGGAGATAAAA GAACTTAATTTCCAAAGTGAGGGAACTGAGCTTTATTATGGCCAGCTGCTCCAGAATTGTACAATGCATTCGGTTTGGGATGAACTGAAGGCATCTTGTAATATTTTGGAGGCTCGCAAAGCTGTAAATGTTTTTAACAGTGAAAATCGTTGGAGGAAGCGAGGCATTGCTATGGTTCCCACAAAATTTGGCATATCCTTCACTGCAAAATTTATGAATCAG GCTGGTGCTCTTGTGCAAGTTTACACTGATGGTACTGTCCTGGTAACGCATGGCGGGGTTGAGATGGGACAGGGTTTACACACAAAGATAGCCCAAGTTGCCGCCTCATCACTAGATATCCCTATAAGCTGTGTATTTATCTCAGAGACAAGTACCGATAAG GTTCCAAATGCTTCACCAACAGCAGCCTCTGCCAGTTCGGATTTGTATGGTGCTGCAGTTTTGGATGCTTGTCAGCAAATAAAGGCTCGGATGGAACCCATTGCTAGTAGGGGGAATCATAAGTCCTTCGCTGAG TTAGCTCAAGCATGCTACATGGAACGGGTAGATCTTTCTGCTCATGGGTTTTATATCACCCCTGATATCGGGTTTGACTGGATTGCTGGCAAGGGGAGTCCATTTAATTATTTCACCTATGGAGCCGCATTTGCAGAAGTTGAGATTGACACCCTAACTGGGGATTTCCACACAAGGACAGCTGATATTGTCATGGATCTCGGCTATTCGATTAATCCAGCAATTGATATTGGTCAG ATTGAAGGAGCTTTCATCCAAGGTTTGGGTTGGGCTGCCATGGAAGAGCTAAAATGGGGGGATGACAACCACAAGTGGATTCGACCTGGACACCTTTTCACTTGTGGTCCTGGCTCTTACAAAATACCCTCTGTAAATGATATACCTCTCAGTTTCAAGGTTTCACTATTGAAG GGTGTTCCAAATCCAAGGGCTATACACTCATCCAAGGCTGTAGGAGAGCCACCGTTCTTCCTCGCTTCCGCTGTCTTGTTTGCGATAAAAGACGCGACCGCGGCAGCTAGGGCGGAGGAGGGTCATCTCGACTGGTTCCCCCTCGACAACCCGGCAACGCCTGAAAGAATAAGGATGGCATGTGTTGACTCCATTACGAAGAAATTTGCGAGTGTGTATTACCGTCCCAAGCTTAGCGTATAG
- the LOC123049061 gene encoding xanthine dehydrogenase isoform X2, with translation MSMYALLRSSKHPPTEEQIEDSLAGNLCRCTGYRPIIDAFRVFAKTDDSLYTASPLENANGQAICPSTGKPCSCRNETDVNANESSTLSSVKVYLPCSYNEIDGNSYSEKELIFPPELQLRKFMPLKLNGFNGIRWYRPLKLEQLLYLRSCYPDAKLIIGNSEVGVETKFKNAQYKVMISVTHVPELHTLKVEEHGLHIGSAVRLAQLQKFLKNVIAERGSHETSSCYAILRQLKWFAGTQIRNVASVGGNICTASPISDLNPLWMATGANFQIIDVNNNVRTTAAKDFFLGYRKVDLKADEILLSVILPWTRPYEYVKEFKQAHRREDDIALVNAGMRMHITEAEGNWIVSDVSIVYGGVAAVPLTAAKTEKFLVGKKLDDGLLDETFNLLKEDIPLAENAPGGMVEFRSSLTLSFFFKFFLYVTHEMNNKGLWKVGLDAANMSAIQSYTRPVSIGTQGYESVGQGTAVGQPMVHMSAILQVTGEAEYVDDTPTPPNILHAALVLSKKAHARILSIDDSVAKCSPGFAGLFLSKDVPGSNHIGPIIHDEEVFASDVVTCVGQIIGIVVADTHDNAKAAANKVNIEYSELPAILSISEAVKAGSFHPNTTRCLSNGDVEQCFASNTCDKIIEGEIRVGGQEHFYMEPQCTFVWPVDSGNEIHMISSTQAPQKHQKYVANALGLPLSKVVCKTKRIGGGFGGKETRSAIFAAAASVASYCLRRPVKIVLDRDVDMITTGQRHSFLGKYKLGFTNDGKIQALDLEIYNNGGNSLDLSLAVLERAVFHSENVYAIPNIRVSGKVCFTNFPSNTAFRGFGGPQGMLIAENWIHHMATELKRSPEEIKELNFQSEGTELYYGQLLQNCTMHSVWDELKASCNILEARKAVNVFNSENRWRKRGIAMVPTKFGISFTAKFMNQAGALVQVYTDGTVLVTHGGVEMGQGLHTKIAQVAASSLDIPISCVFISETSTDKVPNASPTAASASSDLYGAAVLDACQQIKARMEPIASRGNHKSFAELAQACYMERVDLSAHGFYITPDIGFDWIAGKGSPFNYFTYGAAFAEVEIDTLTGDFHTRTADIVMDLGYSINPAIDIGQIEGAFIQGLGWAAMEELKWGDDNHKWIRPGHLFTCGPGSYKIPSVNDIPLSFKVSLLKGVPNPRAIHSSKAVGEPPFFLASAVLFAIKDATAAARAEEGHLDWFPLDNPATPERIRMACVDSITKKFASVYYRPKLSV, from the exons ATGTCCATGTATGCACTGCTGAGATCAAGTAAACATCCTCCTACCGAAGAGCAGATTGAAGATAGCCTTGCAGGAAACTTGTGTCGCTGTACTGGCTACAGACCAATAATAGATGCCTTCCGCGTCTTTGCGAAAACGGATGATTCCTTGTACACAGCTTCACCTTTAGAAAACGCTAATGGCCAAGCTATCTGCCCTTCAACTGGAAAGCCATGTTCATGCAGAAATGAGACAGATGTCAATGCTAATgaatcttcaacattgtcttccgTGAAAGTCTACTTACCTTGTTCATACAACGAAATCGATGGAAATTCATACAGCGAGAAGGAGCTCATTTTCCCCCCAGAACTGCAGTTGAGAAAATTTATGCCACTTAAATTGAATGGGTTTAATGGGATCAGATGGTATAGACCTCTTAAATTAGAGCAGCTACTGTATTTGAGATCTTGCTACCCAGATGCGAAACTTATCATTGGTAACTCCGAAGTGGGAGTTGAAACAAAGTTTAAGAATGCTCAATATAAGGTCATGATCTCAGTTACCCATGTTCCAGAACTTCATACCCTCAAAGTGGAAGAACATGGCTTACACATTGGTTCTGCAGTTAGACTCGCACAGCTCCAGAAGTTCCTCAAAAATGTTATTGCGGAGCGTGGTTCTCATGAAACTTCGTCTTGCTATGCAATACTACGGCAGTTAAAATGGTTTGCAGGAACACAAATCAGGAATGTTGCTTCTGTTGGTGGTAATATTTGTACTGCTAGTCCAATATCAGATCTAAACCCACTTTGGATGGCCACTGGTGCAAATTTCCAGATAATTGATGTCAACAATAATGTTAGGACTACTGCTGCAAAAGATTTCTTTCTTGGCTATCGCAAAGTTGATTTAAAGGCTGATGAAATATTGCTCTCTGTTATACTACCATGGACAAGACCATATGAATATGTAAAAGAATTTAAACAGGCACATAGAAGGGAGGATGACATTGCTTTGGTGAATGCTGGAATGCGTATGCATATAACAGAAGCTGAAGGAAACTGGATAGTATCTGATGTCTCTATTGTCTACGGAGGGGTAGCTGCGGTTCCACTTACTGCTGCAAAAACTGAAAAATTCCTTGTTGGAAAGAAGTTAGATGATGGATTGCTGGATGAGACCTTTAATTTATTAAAAGAGGACATCCCACTAGCAGAGAATGCACCAGGTGGAATGGTTGAATTTCGCAGTTCACTCACTTTGAGTTTCTTTTTCAAATTTTTCCTTTATGTTACGCATGAGATGAACAATAAAGGGTTATGGAAGGTTGGGCTGGATGCAGCTAATATGTCAGCTATACAGTCTTACACTAGACCTGTTTCTATTGGAACTCAAGGTTATGAATCAGTGGGGCAAGGAACTGCTGTGGGACAGCCAATGGTTCATATGTCAGCTATTCTTCAG GTCACTGGTGAGGCAGAATATGTTGATGACACACCAACACCCCCGAATATCTTACATGCTGCTCTGGTGCTGAGTAAGAAGGCTCATGCTCGCATTTTGTCTATCGACGATTCAGTTGCCAAATGTTCCCCTGGGTTTGCTGGTCTCTTTCTTTCAAAAGATGTGCCTGGTTCTAACCATATTGGGCCAattatccatgacgaggaggtttTTGCGTCTGATGTTGTTACTTGTGTTGGCCAG ATTATTGGAATTGTTGTGGCAGATACCCATGATAACGCAAAAGCTGCTGCAAATAAAGTAAATATTGAGTATTCTGAGCTGCCAGCAATCCTCTCAATATCGGAAGCTGTCAAAGCTGGTAGCTTTCATCCCAATACCACAAGATGCCTTTCAAATGGGGATGTTGAACAATGTTTTGCATCCAATACATGCGATAAAATTATAGAAGGAGAAATTCGAGTCGGGGGTCAAGAGCACTTCTACATGGAACCTCAATGCACTTTTGTCTGGCCAGTTGATTCTGGAAATGAAATTCATATGATCTCATCTACGCAA GCTCCCCAGAAGCATCAGAAGTATGTCGCTAATGCTCTTGGTCTTCCACTATCAAAAGTTGTTTGCAAGACTAAGCGTATTGGTGGCGGATTTGGTGGAAAAGAAACTAGATCAGCAATATTTGCTGCCGCGGCATCTGTAGCTTCCTATTGTCTAAGAAGGCCAGTAAAGATTGTTTTGGACAGGGACGTTGACATGATAACGACTGGACAGAGGCACAGTTTCCTAGGGAAATATAAG CTTGGATTTACCAATGACGGGAAGATACAGGCCTTAGATCTCGAAATTTACAACAACGGTGGTAACTCACTAGATCTGTCCCTTGCAGTCTTGGAGCGTGCTGTTTTCCATTCGGAAAATGTGTACGCTATACCAAATATCAGAGTCAGTGGGAAAGTATGCTTTACAAATTTCCCAAGCAATACTGCTTTTAGAGGTTTTGGTGGTCCACAAGGCATGTTGATTGCAGAGAATTGGATTCATCACATGGCTACAGAACTCAAGCGGAGTCCAGAGGAGATAAAA GAACTTAATTTCCAAAGTGAGGGAACTGAGCTTTATTATGGCCAGCTGCTCCAGAATTGTACAATGCATTCGGTTTGGGATGAACTGAAGGCATCTTGTAATATTTTGGAGGCTCGCAAAGCTGTAAATGTTTTTAACAGTGAAAATCGTTGGAGGAAGCGAGGCATTGCTATGGTTCCCACAAAATTTGGCATATCCTTCACTGCAAAATTTATGAATCAG GCTGGTGCTCTTGTGCAAGTTTACACTGATGGTACTGTCCTGGTAACGCATGGCGGGGTTGAGATGGGACAGGGTTTACACACAAAGATAGCCCAAGTTGCCGCCTCATCACTAGATATCCCTATAAGCTGTGTATTTATCTCAGAGACAAGTACCGATAAG GTTCCAAATGCTTCACCAACAGCAGCCTCTGCCAGTTCGGATTTGTATGGTGCTGCAGTTTTGGATGCTTGTCAGCAAATAAAGGCTCGGATGGAACCCATTGCTAGTAGGGGGAATCATAAGTCCTTCGCTGAG TTAGCTCAAGCATGCTACATGGAACGGGTAGATCTTTCTGCTCATGGGTTTTATATCACCCCTGATATCGGGTTTGACTGGATTGCTGGCAAGGGGAGTCCATTTAATTATTTCACCTATGGAGCCGCATTTGCAGAAGTTGAGATTGACACCCTAACTGGGGATTTCCACACAAGGACAGCTGATATTGTCATGGATCTCGGCTATTCGATTAATCCAGCAATTGATATTGGTCAG ATTGAAGGAGCTTTCATCCAAGGTTTGGGTTGGGCTGCCATGGAAGAGCTAAAATGGGGGGATGACAACCACAAGTGGATTCGACCTGGACACCTTTTCACTTGTGGTCCTGGCTCTTACAAAATACCCTCTGTAAATGATATACCTCTCAGTTTCAAGGTTTCACTATTGAAG GGTGTTCCAAATCCAAGGGCTATACACTCATCCAAGGCTGTAGGAGAGCCACCGTTCTTCCTCGCTTCCGCTGTCTTGTTTGCGATAAAAGACGCGACCGCGGCAGCTAGGGCGGAGGAGGGTCATCTCGACTGGTTCCCCCTCGACAACCCGGCAACGCCTGAAAGAATAAGGATGGCATGTGTTGACTCCATTACGAAGAAATTTGCGAGTGTGTATTACCGTCCCAAGCTTAGCGTATAG